The window aaCTTCCTTCGTTTTAGAAATACTATACACCCAATAAAACAGAAATATGTCGAATGATATGAATATGCAAGCTGGAAaggtatgttttttttttcttaaaatattaTGCATGCCTAACTTACGCATGACAACTGGGATATGTGAAATGTATTTAAAAGAAAACTACACACAGTTATGATTGGGCTGCTATCATGACTGAAATTTCATTGATTCCTCTAATTGGAAAACAGGAAAATTATGGTAAACAATTTGTCGATTAATGCTAATTTTTCTTTGGATCAAGCCCAATGAGGAAGAAACTGTCAATAatgcagaagaagaagaaggcagTTCATCTATTGACCTGCATGCGGTACCTATTTctgcaaattaaaattttgctgcttaacgatttcttttttttaattttttaaatactttttttaattattttccctGTCTTTTGTTACTAACAATAGTTCCCATTGTAGAGTAGTTAGAATTACCAATGTAATATTTAAAGCCATATCTACTATAACATAATGTACGTAATGAACTAAAATTTTAGCAAGAAAGTGGACTAATTTATGGAGGATGCGAAGGACCAGATGCAATGTATGTGAAACTAGTGAGCAGTGATGGACacgaatttattattaaacgtgAACATGCTTTGACTAGTGGAACCATAAAGGCTATGTTAAGTGGTCCCGGACAATTTGCCGAAAACGAAGCTAATGAGGTTAATTTCCGTGAAATCCCGTGAGTTCATTTTTTACGTTTTTAAAAGACTATTTCGATATATTTAAAAAGTATCTAGGTATATCTATATGTATCAAACTATCTTTTACTTACAGCTCTCACGTATTACAAAAAGTTTGCATGTATTTTACTTATAAAGTACGTTATACGAATAGCAGTACTGAAATACCAGAATTTCCTATTGCACCTGAAATTGCATTAGAATTATTGATGGCTGGAAATTTCTTAGATTGTTAAGATCAATTAAACAATACCGGTAATTAGGAGCAATTTagttttaaacgttaacaaaattttttcttataatttttactttgaggTTCACTGATGCATCGTTATGATATCGAAGAACACGCGCGCTTTATGTTCTATTATTTATACTTGCAATGTTGAAATAATTAGTGTATTATATTTGTTGTTGTAAGAAGAAATAATTAAAGTTTATCAAATGGCAAAACTTACAAAcagaaattcgaaaaatttctTAATACTTATCAAGTGCTAAACATTTAACAAGCATTGTATGAACTTCAATTAACAAGCAATTAAAAAACTTGTTGCTTATGTATAggaaacaaattataattgaCTGCATTCGTCGCATATTTCAATGATATAATAAACTATCATATTTTGAAAGCTTCTGCATCAAAAatgttaatataatattataaatggCATCGAATTCGTACATTGTACAGTAGCAGAAGTCTTGTGTTTAATAACATTGTGTATTGTTATAATTCCATAGTTATGTTTTTCCATTACATttaagaatatttattttttttttttcttttatcaacATCATAAATTATTTCCTGTACATTATTCTATAGCAAAGTTTGTAATATCTTATACTTCGCAAGGAAAAAGTGGTAGCTTGTAGATTCATAAATAACACACAATACACTTAGAAAATAGTTGAActacaaaattgaaatatattatgtGATATATTGTAAGACAACACGCAACACAATAATCTTTTACAGACTCTTTATATGTGTGTGCGTGCAACTGtactttaatataattaattataagaATGCGAATTGGTTGCTGTTATTTTTCACCGTTATTTACCTAAACAAACAAGAcacataattataaataaagattTATCTATTTTCTTCATAATTCAACAACGAATATTATAACATTTGAATCAATTACACATTTTCACTTTACATATCGGTAATTGTAAAGTCAAATATATatagtatttatataaatatacatacaaTTAAATAAATCCATTTATCACAAAGAATGTTATAAATTTCAATCCTTCTTTTCTCTTAGTATTTAACACACTTTTATTGTAACGTTAAGTATATGAATATACTTTTATTTCGTATATATTACGTTATGTATCACAGATTTACTTGTTCCTTGTATCCTTTTCAATGTCTTTAAATTTTGCTTCCAATCGTTTGGCATATGATGCTAATTTATATGCAGCTTGTTCCAGTTTAGTTACACTGTCGTCAATCTCGTTGATGTTATCCAAGATTGgttgtaattttttatatttctcgTTTAATGAATCTAACGATTGAGCTACGCTGGAAGATATTGTTTTCAGTTCGGTGTACTTCGCAATCGTCTCTTTGTTTAATCGTTCCAGCAAACGATAGTCGGCGTGAGTAGAGGTGAGTTCTTCTTGCAAATATTCACCGGTTTTTTGAAACATCATATTGGCTAAACGACTCAGATTTGGATCGTGAGGATCCAGTGCCTCGAAGCTACTTGTGCTAGTTGAAAGTGTAGTTCCGCGTTTCGGCGAACCACATCTTGAATTGCGATCTGTTACTGAATTTTCGGTACAGGGCGGTTCGATTTGCACGTCCTCCCTCGACAAATCTTTAACCGATGTCATGTCGGATCAAAACAAATCGCAGTAAACAACTTCACTGGCTTTAAAAACACTGCTAACAAGTTAGTCTTTCATTGATTCACTAACTACTCGTTTCAACGTCGCCGCAAACTAACAAAAAAGCTGTTACTAGTTACTACCTAGCAATCATATGACtgaaccagagatgccagattgagcaccgggtgcactactcacacaTTCCAGATTACGCCTACATACGTGAACTCGTAGAGTTTCTCGGAAACTTgataaaggcaaactgacacatgctctctttctcgattctccgacgagagagccgcccaagtttgtcgtggaatagttcgttatttacaACGATAGATgacgcttatttatcgacctcaaaccctctggtgctaaaacgcccaagtttgtcgtggaatagttcgttacgctAGTTTCCATTCATTCATATTAATGAAAAAGCTAAAACCGATAGGAGGAGTGGATCCGAGAAACATACGGTCGCTGCATACCAATGCaaaattcataataaaataaaatattttctctaTTAAAGAAATTTCTTTCATTTTATAGCACCTCGGTCTatacaa of the Colletes latitarsis isolate SP2378_abdomen chromosome 9, iyColLati1, whole genome shotgun sequence genome contains:
- the Eloc gene encoding transcription elongation factor elongin C isoform X1, giving the protein MSNDMNMQAGKPNEEETVNNAEEEEGSSSIDLHAQESGLIYGGCEGPDAMYVKLVSSDGHEFIIKREHALTSGTIKAMLSGPGQFAENEANEVNFREIPSHVLQKVCMYFTYKVRYTNSSTEIPEFPIAPEIALELLMAGNFLDC
- the Eloc gene encoding transcription elongation factor elongin C isoform X2; its protein translation is MSNDMNMQAGKQESGLIYGGCEGPDAMYVKLVSSDGHEFIIKREHALTSGTIKAMLSGPGQFAENEANEVNFREIPSHVLQKVCMYFTYKVRYTNSSTEIPEFPIAPEIALELLMAGNFLDC
- the Blos2 gene encoding biogenesis of lysosome-related organelles complex 1 subunit 2, which produces MTSVKDLSREDVQIEPPCTENSVTDRNSRCGSPKRGTTLSTSTSSFEALDPHDPNLSRLANMMFQKTGEYLQEELTSTHADYRLLERLNKETIAKYTELKTISSSVAQSLDSLNEKYKKLQPILDNINEIDDSVTKLEQAAYKLASYAKRLEAKFKDIEKDTRNK